In Candidatus Hydrogenedentota bacterium, the following are encoded in one genomic region:
- the rpoB gene encoding DNA-directed RNA polymerase subunit beta, whose amino-acid sequence MAVAFSERRPLLGRIPDTLDLPDLIEIQTKSYGDFLQWDVPPDQRANTGLQEVFHEVFPIESPDGMTKLEFVYYSFTPPKYTIQECQERGMTYAASLKALLRLVRYHEQDASSEPREQGMIEQEVFLGELPVMTPTGTFIINGAERVIVSQLHKSPGVSFERKIHQNGKPLLSARIIPYRGAWLEFEYDVNDYLWLTIDRRSKVLATTFLRAFGTEEAEDVIRLFYRTETATLGRTRVKIGTRQHEPLDLVGRVLAADAIDLETGEILADAATELTDSTVDRLMQSPVKEITLIDAEDLFRDPSIVQTLSQDKTQTQLDAFRDIYSRIRPGDPATDATVRTFFQRMFFDASRYDFAAVGRYKINRKLGLQVPQDNKTLTQEDVIATLRYLVRLKGGEGVLDDIDHLGNRRVRAVGELLANQVRIGLVRMERTVRERMNYQDEEQLTPQNLVNPKPVSAVIKDFFGRSQLSHFMDQINPLAELTHKRRLSALGPGGLSRERAGFEVRDVHPTHYGRICPIETPEGPNIGLMASLSTYARINEYGFLETPYRKVENGKVTGEIEMLSAYDEDNYIIAQANAPLDKHGRFERDLVLARHQSDFPLVDPKKVDYMDVSPKQLVSVAAALIPFLEHDDANRALMGSNMQRQAVPLLRAEAPLVGTGLEHVVAKNSGTVVRADRSGVVEYADGEVIRVKHTKKSAKEDANPFRAEEDVYVLKKYMRSNQNTCINQRPIVSKGDHVQAGDIIADGPATDKGELALGRNVLVAFMPWEGYNFEDAIILSEDLVKDDVYTSIHIQVFELEARDTKLGPEEITRDIPNVSEDALKSLDEDGIVRIGAKVRHGDILVGKVTPKGETELAPEEKLLRAIFGEKAEDVRDASLTVPPGAEGVVVDVKVCSRRDKAADAQSKKSLTTEVGKIKRQYDDRIAEIRAQFVNLVRDDLIGLKILDDVPDHKTEQMALEKGKRIRVAHLDKTDYSVLARLRVEDPKIQAKFTRLVNMAAMEEAKLVAFRDSQIERLRRGDELPPGVIKLVKVFVATKRRMSVGDKMAGRHGNKGVVAKIVPVEDMPFLPDGTPIQIILNPLGVPSRMNVGQILETHLGWAVKALGMRVASPVFNGASESVVRDHLRKSGLPESGKILLRDGRTGDVFHQETCVGQIYIMKLNHLVDDKIHARAIGPYSLVTQQPLGGKAQFGGQRFGEMEVWALQAYGSAYTLQELLTIKSDDIQGRTKAYEAIVKGERDVEAGTPESFNVLVREMQALCLDVIKLVRVESVTEAESEEEGTED is encoded by the coding sequence ATGGCTGTTGCCTTTTCTGAACGACGCCCGTTGCTTGGCAGGATACCGGACACCCTGGACCTGCCGGACCTCATCGAGATTCAGACGAAGTCCTACGGTGATTTCCTTCAGTGGGACGTGCCGCCCGACCAACGTGCGAACACGGGGCTCCAGGAAGTATTCCATGAAGTGTTCCCCATCGAATCGCCGGACGGAATGACCAAGCTCGAGTTTGTCTATTACTCGTTCACGCCGCCGAAATACACGATTCAGGAATGCCAGGAACGCGGGATGACATACGCCGCGTCGCTGAAGGCGTTACTCCGTCTGGTCCGTTATCACGAGCAGGACGCTTCGAGCGAACCGCGTGAGCAGGGGATGATCGAACAAGAGGTCTTCCTCGGCGAACTGCCCGTCATGACGCCCACCGGCACGTTTATCATAAACGGCGCGGAACGCGTCATCGTCAGTCAGTTGCACAAGTCGCCGGGCGTGTCCTTCGAGCGGAAGATCCATCAGAATGGCAAGCCCCTGTTGTCCGCCCGCATCATCCCGTATCGCGGGGCATGGCTTGAATTCGAATATGACGTGAACGACTACCTGTGGCTCACTATCGACCGGCGGTCGAAGGTGTTGGCGACCACTTTCCTGCGCGCGTTTGGCACGGAGGAAGCAGAAGATGTCATCCGGCTTTTCTACAGGACGGAGACTGCGACGCTGGGGCGCACGCGCGTCAAGATTGGCACGCGGCAGCACGAACCGCTCGACCTGGTGGGGCGCGTACTGGCGGCGGACGCCATAGACCTGGAAACCGGCGAGATTCTCGCGGATGCGGCGACGGAACTGACGGACTCGACCGTCGACCGCCTCATGCAATCGCCGGTGAAGGAAATCACGCTGATCGACGCGGAAGACCTTTTCCGCGACCCGAGTATCGTGCAGACGCTTTCCCAGGACAAGACTCAGACGCAGTTGGATGCGTTCCGCGACATTTACAGTCGCATCCGGCCCGGCGACCCGGCGACGGACGCAACCGTGCGCACGTTTTTCCAGCGCATGTTCTTTGACGCGAGCCGTTATGACTTCGCGGCGGTTGGCCGTTACAAGATCAACCGGAAACTCGGCTTGCAGGTGCCGCAGGATAACAAGACGCTGACGCAGGAAGACGTCATCGCGACGTTGCGATACCTGGTGCGGCTGAAGGGCGGCGAAGGGGTGCTGGACGACATCGACCACCTCGGCAACCGCCGTGTCCGCGCGGTCGGTGAACTGCTCGCGAACCAGGTGCGCATTGGCCTGGTGCGCATGGAACGCACTGTTCGCGAACGGATGAATTATCAGGATGAAGAGCAGCTGACCCCGCAGAACCTGGTGAACCCGAAACCGGTCAGCGCGGTTATCAAGGACTTTTTCGGGCGCAGTCAGCTCTCGCACTTCATGGACCAGATCAATCCCCTGGCGGAACTGACGCACAAGCGGCGTCTCAGCGCGCTGGGGCCGGGCGGCCTCAGCCGCGAGCGGGCCGGGTTTGAGGTGCGCGACGTGCACCCCACGCACTATGGCCGCATCTGCCCGATTGAGACGCCGGAAGGCCCGAATATCGGGCTTATGGCCTCGCTTTCCACCTATGCGCGGATCAACGAGTACGGCTTCCTCGAAACGCCGTACCGCAAGGTGGAAAACGGCAAGGTGACCGGCGAGATTGAAATGCTCTCCGCCTACGACGAAGACAATTACATTATCGCGCAGGCGAATGCGCCCCTGGACAAACACGGCCGCTTCGAACGCGACCTGGTGCTGGCGCGTCATCAGAGCGACTTTCCGCTCGTGGACCCGAAGAAGGTCGACTACATGGACGTGTCGCCCAAGCAGCTCGTGAGCGTGGCCGCCGCGTTGATTCCCTTCCTCGAACACGACGACGCGAACCGCGCGTTGATGGGCTCGAACATGCAGCGCCAGGCCGTGCCGCTGCTGCGCGCCGAGGCGCCGCTCGTGGGCACCGGCCTCGAACACGTGGTCGCCAAGAACTCGGGCACCGTCGTGCGCGCGGACCGCTCGGGCGTCGTCGAGTACGCCGACGGCGAAGTCATCCGGGTCAAGCACACGAAGAAGTCCGCGAAGGAAGATGCCAATCCCTTCCGCGCCGAAGAAGACGTCTATGTGCTCAAGAAGTACATGCGGTCAAACCAGAACACGTGCATCAACCAGCGCCCCATCGTGAGCAAGGGCGACCACGTGCAGGCGGGCGACATCATCGCCGACGGCCCGGCCACCGACAAGGGCGAACTGGCGCTGGGCCGCAACGTGCTGGTCGCGTTCATGCCGTGGGAAGGCTACAACTTCGAAGACGCGATCATTCTGAGCGAAGACCTCGTGAAGGACGACGTGTACACCTCGATTCACATCCAGGTCTTCGAATTGGAGGCGCGCGACACCAAGCTTGGTCCGGAAGAAATCACGCGGGACATCCCGAACGTGAGCGAGGACGCGCTCAAGAGCCTGGATGAGGACGGCATTGTGCGCATCGGCGCGAAGGTACGGCATGGCGACATCCTGGTGGGCAAGGTGACGCCTAAAGGCGAGACGGAACTTGCCCCCGAAGAGAAACTGCTGCGCGCTATCTTCGGCGAAAAGGCCGAGGACGTCCGGGACGCGTCGCTGACGGTGCCGCCGGGCGCCGAGGGCGTGGTCGTCGATGTGAAGGTGTGCAGCCGCCGCGACAAGGCCGCGGATGCGCAATCGAAGAAATCGCTGACGACCGAGGTGGGCAAAATCAAGCGCCAGTATGACGACCGTATCGCCGAAATCCGGGCGCAGTTCGTGAACCTGGTGCGCGACGACCTTATCGGCTTGAAGATCCTCGATGACGTGCCCGACCACAAGACGGAACAGATGGCGCTTGAAAAGGGCAAGCGCATCCGCGTCGCGCATCTGGACAAGACGGACTACAGCGTGCTGGCCCGGTTGCGCGTCGAAGACCCGAAAATCCAGGCGAAGTTCACGCGTCTGGTAAACATGGCCGCCATGGAAGAGGCGAAGCTGGTTGCCTTCCGCGACAGCCAGATCGAGCGGCTGCGCCGGGGCGATGAACTGCCGCCGGGCGTCATCAAGCTGGTGAAAGTGTTCGTCGCGACGAAGCGGCGGATGTCCGTCGGCGACAAGATGGCCGGCCGGCACGGAAACAAGGGCGTCGTGGCGAAGATCGTCCCGGTGGAGGACATGCCGTTCCTGCCGGACGGCACGCCCATCCAGATCATCTTGAACCCGCTGGGCGTGCCGTCGCGCATGAACGTGGGCCAGATCCTGGAGACGCACCTCGGCTGGGCCGTCAAGGCGCTGGGCATGCGCGTGGCGTCGCCGGTGTTCAACGGCGCATCGGAATCGGTGGTGCGCGATCACCTGCGCAAGTCCGGGCTGCCGGAGAGCGGCAAGATCCTGCTGCGCGACGGGCGCACGGGCGACGTGTTTCATCAGGAGACTTGCGTGGGCCAGATCTACATCATGAAGCTGAACCACTTGGTCGATGACAAGATCCACGCGCGCGCCATTGGGCCGTATTCGCTGGTGACCCAGCAGCCGCTCGGCGGCAAAGCGCAGTTCGGCGGCCAGCGCTTCGGCGAAATGGAGGTGTGGGCATTGCAGGCCTACGGCTCCGCCTATACGCTGCAAGAGTTGCTGACCATCAAATCGGACGATATCCAGGGCCGCACGAAGGCCTATGAGGCCATCGTGAAAGGCGAGCGCGACGTGGAGGCCGGAACGCCGGAATCCTTCAACGTGCTCGTGCGGGAAATGCAGGCTCTGTGCCTCGACGTGATCAAGCTGGTCCGCGTCGAGAGCGTTACCGAAGCTGAAAGTGAAGAAGAAGGTACGGAGGACTAA
- a CDS encoding M23 family metallopeptidase yields the protein MRIGAARGSVIVGVCLLFSVLSGCAGHREVTRTTMVPARPPAPYLYYLEPRLVRVPDAAPTTQAPEPAPVPAVSTPEGWPVDHPDRKVISTYGARRSIGGGKSRLHRGIDIKAPFGAPVVATADGVVTLSGVQDGYGHIVVVDHGNGRATAYAHLSTRTVAVGDAVHKGDRVGQIGRTGRATTPHLHYEVRIEGKAVDPASYLPPA from the coding sequence ATGCGAATTGGCGCGGCGCGGGGGAGTGTTATTGTGGGGGTGTGTTTGTTGTTTTCAGTCCTGTCGGGTTGCGCGGGGCACCGCGAGGTGACGCGGACAACGATGGTCCCCGCAAGGCCCCCCGCGCCTTACCTCTATTATCTTGAACCTCGACTGGTTCGTGTTCCCGATGCCGCGCCCACGACGCAAGCGCCCGAGCCCGCTCCTGTCCCTGCGGTCAGCACGCCGGAAGGCTGGCCCGTCGACCACCCAGACCGCAAGGTTATCTCCACCTATGGCGCGCGCCGGTCGATCGGCGGCGGTAAGTCCCGGCTACATAGAGGGATAGACATCAAGGCGCCGTTTGGGGCGCCGGTCGTAGCGACGGCGGACGGGGTCGTAACCCTGTCGGGTGTGCAGGACGGTTACGGGCACATTGTCGTTGTGGACCACGGCAATGGCCGCGCCACGGCGTATGCGCATCTGTCTACGCGCACTGTGGCGGTCGGCGACGCGGTGCACAAAGGCGACCGGGTGGGGCAGATCGGTCGCACCGGCCGCGCAACGACACCGCACTTGCACTACGAGGTGCGCATCGAGGGCAAGGCAGTCGACCCGGCCTCATACTTGCCGCCTGCGTGA
- a CDS encoding CYTH domain-containing protein, producing the protein MGKEIERKFLIAGDTWRTGARGVSCRQGYLCVGPPVAVRVRVMGGRATLNIKRATLDITRDEFEYPIPAEDAEALLAGLCQGYLVEKTRYRIAFGGHVWEVDEFHGLNAGLLVAEIELNTPDEPFARPPWVGSEVSGDPRYLNSSLTTRPYCQWSAAGRT; encoded by the coding sequence ATGGGCAAGGAAATCGAGCGCAAATTCCTGATTGCGGGGGACACCTGGCGCACGGGTGCGCGCGGCGTTTCGTGCCGTCAGGGGTACCTGTGCGTCGGGCCGCCGGTCGCCGTCCGCGTACGGGTCATGGGCGGCCGCGCCACGCTGAATATCAAGAGAGCCACGCTCGACATCACGCGTGACGAATTCGAGTATCCCATCCCGGCTGAGGACGCGGAAGCGTTGCTCGCCGGGCTCTGCCAAGGCTATCTGGTCGAGAAAACCCGGTATCGTATAGCCTTCGGCGGTCATGTGTGGGAGGTCGATGAGTTTCACGGGCTCAACGCCGGGCTGCTGGTGGCCGAAATCGAACTGAATACGCCGGACGAGCCGTTCGCGCGGCCGCCATGGGTCGGAAGCGAGGTATCCGGTGACCCGCGCTACCTGAACTCGAGCCTGACTACGCGGCCGTATTGCCAATGGTCGGCCGCCGGCCGCACGTAA
- a CDS encoding DEAD/DEAH box helicase, translated as MTFSDFDLEPRCLRVLDAMGIETPTPIQEQAIPPALEGKDLIATAQTGTGKTLGFALPAVTRLAGGTPRRCRMLVLVPTRELAVQVHSVVKELGKALQLKVALLYGGVGFQPQTDALRAGSDVIVATPGRLLDHMGRGAVRFNHLEILVLDEADRMLDMGFLPDVQRIVRQLPRDRQTMMFSATFPDDLQRIAAEITRGPQRINVGLVRMPVETVRQLLYPVRQEDKSRLLVDILRQDTVDSAIVFLRTKTRTHRLGLSLRKAGLKVAVIHGDLSQRQRQQALEGFRNGRYRVLVATDVAARGLDIEDVSHVINYDIPTNADDYIHRIGRTARAEREGDAITFVCPNEHAELENIERVLGTNLPRHAYEGAPPVLSTWHAPGVRAEEATEARGAKRHGATVKRARGFFRRR; from the coding sequence ATGACCTTCTCGGATTTTGACCTGGAGCCCCGGTGCCTGCGCGTCCTGGACGCGATGGGTATTGAGACGCCCACGCCCATTCAGGAACAAGCCATCCCGCCTGCGCTCGAGGGCAAGGACCTCATTGCCACGGCGCAAACGGGCACCGGCAAGACCCTGGGGTTCGCGCTGCCCGCCGTGACGCGCCTCGCAGGAGGCACCCCGCGCCGGTGCCGCATGCTGGTGCTCGTTCCGACGCGCGAACTTGCGGTCCAGGTGCATTCGGTCGTCAAGGAACTGGGGAAGGCCCTGCAATTGAAGGTGGCGTTGCTGTACGGGGGCGTCGGTTTTCAACCGCAGACCGACGCCTTGCGCGCGGGCTCCGACGTTATCGTGGCTACGCCGGGACGGTTGCTGGACCACATGGGCCGCGGTGCGGTCCGTTTCAACCATCTCGAGATCCTCGTGCTCGACGAGGCGGACCGCATGCTCGACATGGGGTTCCTGCCGGATGTCCAGCGTATCGTGCGCCAATTGCCGCGGGACCGCCAGACCATGATGTTCTCCGCCACGTTTCCGGATGATCTCCAGCGTATCGCCGCCGAGATTACCCGCGGCCCGCAGCGCATCAACGTGGGGTTGGTTCGCATGCCTGTCGAGACCGTGCGGCAACTGCTCTATCCCGTGCGGCAGGAAGACAAGTCGCGCCTGCTCGTCGACATCCTGCGGCAGGACACGGTCGATAGCGCGATCGTGTTTCTGCGCACGAAGACGCGCACGCACCGCCTGGGGCTCTCGCTGCGCAAGGCCGGGTTGAAGGTGGCCGTGATCCACGGCGACCTCTCGCAACGGCAGCGGCAACAGGCGCTTGAGGGGTTCCGCAACGGCCGCTACCGGGTGCTTGTCGCCACGGACGTGGCCGCGCGCGGCCTCGATATCGAGGACGTCAGCCACGTCATCAATTACGATATCCCGACCAACGCCGATGATTACATCCACCGCATCGGGCGCACGGCCCGCGCGGAGCGCGAAGGCGACGCGATCACGTTCGTATGCCCGAATGAGCACGCGGAACTGGAGAATATCGAGCGCGTACTTGGAACCAACCTGCCGCGTCACGCTTACGAGGGCGCGCCGCCCGTGCTCTCGACCTGGCATGCGCCCGGCGTGCGCGCGGAAGAGGCGACGGAAGCGCGCGGCGCGAAACGGCACGGGGCGACGGTCAAACGCGCGCGCGGGTTTTTCCGGCGCCGGTAG
- a CDS encoding PaaI family thioesterase yields MSGTWDDIYDKLRGGMGTSVALPPRIVEELRPQFLDTAAADTAACAFPAQERFANPMGMLQGGIIAAAFDFVFGMLAFLQVQRPCASVTLNLAYIRSLPADGRAFTVEARLRAAMRTMVFLEGTACDADGNVVATAATTMNVLRQEK; encoded by the coding sequence GTGAGCGGAACCTGGGACGATATCTATGACAAGCTGCGCGGGGGCATGGGAACAAGCGTTGCCCTGCCGCCGCGGATTGTCGAGGAATTGCGCCCGCAATTCCTCGACACGGCTGCCGCGGACACGGCGGCGTGCGCGTTTCCCGCGCAGGAGCGGTTCGCCAACCCGATGGGCATGCTGCAGGGTGGCATAATCGCGGCGGCCTTCGATTTTGTCTTCGGTATGCTCGCGTTCCTCCAAGTCCAGCGCCCCTGCGCCAGCGTGACCCTGAATCTGGCGTACATCCGGTCCTTGCCCGCGGATGGCCGCGCGTTCACGGTCGAGGCGCGCTTGCGCGCGGCCATGCGCACGATGGTGTTTCTCGAGGGCACGGCCTGCGACGCGGACGGGAACGTGGTTGCCACGGCCGCCACCACGATGAACGTGCTGCGGCAGGAGAAATGA